TGCGGTCCTCGACCGTGCCCTCGGTGAGCAGGCGGTGGACCTGGACGGGCTGGGTCTGGCCGATGCGGTAGGCGCGGTCGGTGGCCTGTTCCTCCACGGCCGGGTTCCACCAGCGGTCGAAGTGGACGACGTGGCCGGCGCGGGTCAGGTTCAGGCCCGTGCCGGCCGCCTTCAGGGACAGCACGAGGACGGGCGTCCGCCCGGCCTGGAAGCGGTCGACCATGTGCTCGCGCTCCGCCACCGGCGTGCCGCCGTGCAGCAGGTCCACGGGGACCGCGCGGGCGGACAGGTGGGCGGTGATGAGGCGGGCCATGCCGACGTACTGCGTGAAGACCAGCGCCGAGCCGTCCTCGGCGAGCACGGTGTCCAGCAGCTCGTCGAGCAGGGCGAGTTTTCCCGAGCGGGCGGCGAGGCGGTCGTCGGCCACCGTCTCCTTCAGGTACAGCGCCGGGTGGTCGCAGATCTGCTTCAGGGCGCCGAGCAGCTTCAGCACGAGGCCGCGGCGGCCGATGCCCTCGGCGCTCCCGATGGCGAGCAGCGACTCGCGCACCACCGCCTCGTACAGCGCGGCCTGTTCCCGGGTGAGCGGGACGGGGTGGTCCGTCTCGGTCTTGGGGGGCAGTTCGGGGACGATGCCGGGGTCCGACTTCCTGCGGCGCAGCAGGAAGGGCCGGACGAGACGGGCGAGGCGCTCCGCGGCCTCCCGGTCCTCGCCGCCCTCCACCGCGCGCGCGTGCCGGGCGCGGAACGACTTCAGGGGGCCGAGGAGTCCGGGGGTGGTCCAGTCGAGCAGGGCCCACAGCTCGGAGAGGTTGTTCTCCACCGGGGTGCCGGTGAGGGCCACGCGCGCGGGGGCCGGGACGGTGCGCAGCGCCCTGGCGGTCGCGGAGTACGGGTTCTTCAGGTGCTGGGCCTCGTCGGCGACGACCATCCCCCAGGGCCGCTCGGCCAGGTGCGCGGCGGCGGAGCGCATCGTGCCGTACGTGGTGAGGACGAAACCGGCGTCGAGGCCGTCCAGGTCGCGCTCGGGGCCGTGGAAGCGGCGCACGGGGACGCCGGGCGCGAACCGGGTGATCTCCCGCTGCCAGTTGCCCAGCAGGGACGCGGGGCAGACCACGAGGGTGGGTTCGGTGCGGGCCCGCTTCAGGTGCAGGGCGATCAGGGTGACGGTCTTGCCGAGGCCCATGTCGTCGGCGAGGCAGCCGCCGAGGCCGAGGGAGGTCATGAGGTCGAGCCAGGCCAGGCCCCGCAACTGGTAGTCGCGCAGGGTGGCGTGCAGGGCGGGGGGCGGCTCGGCCGGGCGCGGACCGGCGGCGAGCCGGTCGCGCAGGGCGGCCAGCGCGCCGGCGGGCACCGCCTCGACGGTCTCGCCGTCGACCTCGGCGGTGCCGGTGAGGGCGACGGACAGCGCGTCGACGGGGTCGAGCAGGCCCAGGTCGCGCTTGCGGGCCTTGCGCACGAGGGCCGGGTCGACCAGGACCCAGCGGTCGCGGAGCCGGACGACCGGCCGGTGGGCCTCGGCGAGCGCGTCCATCTCCGCTTCACCGAGCGGGTCCCCGCCGAGCGCCAGCTGCCAGTGGAACCGGAGCAGTTCCCCGCTCTCGAAGAAGCCGGTGCCGTCGGTGGCCGAGCCGGGCGCGGGCCGCACCACGGCGGTGGCGGTGAGGTCGCGGGCGAGGTCGCGGGGCCAGTGCACGGCGACCCCGGCGGCGGCGAGCCGGCCGGCCGCCGCGCCGAGCAGCTCGCCCACCTCCTCCTCGGACAGGGCGAGGACGTCGGGCACCTCCTGCTCGGCGAGCCGGTCCAGCGGCGGCCACACCCGCGCCGCGCGCCGCACCGCGAGGGCGGCGTCCACGCGCGCACGGGGCCCGAAGGCCACGTCGGCCTCCCCCGCCCACAGGGCCGCCGCGTCGGCGATCAGGGTGGGGTCGGCGAGGCTGTGCACCTGCACGACCGCCGCCCCCGCGGCACGCGCGCCGTCGGCGGCGCCCGCGTCGAAGACGTCGTACGCGGACAGGTCCAGGCGCAGGGAGATCCGTACGCCCGCGTCCATGCTGGCGGCGACCTCGGCCGCCCAGTCGTGGGCGCCGGGCAGGGCCTGGGGTTCGCGGGCGGCGAAGGGCCGGCCCGAGGTGTGGGGTGCGGCGGGGGTGCGGGGCAGGGTGTCGGCGACGGCGTCCAGGAAGGAGCGGACCAGGGCCTCGGGCTCGGGCAGGCGGACGGGGCCGGGGCCCGGGAGCGGGACCGCGTGGCCCTCCGGGGGCAGCGCCGCGGCGACCGCGCGCAGGTGGGCGATGTCGTCGGGTTCCAGCGGGCCGGCGCGCCAGGCGTCGTGGCCGCCCGGGGTCAGGCCGGGCAGCAGGCGACCGCGGGCGACCAGCCGCAGCGCGTGCAGGGCGGCGGCGCCCCAGCAGGCCGTGGCCGGATGGGCGGCCGGGTCGCGGCGGGCGCGGACCAGCAGCGGCAGGGCCTCGGCGAGCGGCAGGGTGCGGGCGGGCACCTGCCGGCGGCGCACGCCCGCACCCCGGCGCCGCACGACGGTCAGCTCCCCGGTGTCGCCGTGGGCGGGCAGGGGGCCGCCGTCGGGGTCCC
This is a stretch of genomic DNA from Streptomyces sp. TG1A-8. It encodes these proteins:
- a CDS encoding DEAD/DEAH box helicase translates to MHGGTVAETARTGGSPRTGDPVPVRLASVYLPAPLPREGRIAFWDPDGGPLPAHGDTGELTVVRRRGAGVRRRQVPARTLPLAEALPLLVRARRDPAAHPATACWGAAALHALRLVARGRLLPGLTPGGHDAWRAGPLEPDDIAHLRAVAAALPPEGHAVPLPGPGPVRLPEPEALVRSFLDAVADTLPRTPAAPHTSGRPFAAREPQALPGAHDWAAEVAASMDAGVRISLRLDLSAYDVFDAGAADGARAAGAAVVQVHSLADPTLIADAAALWAGEADVAFGPRARVDAALAVRRAARVWPPLDRLAEQEVPDVLALSEEEVGELLGAAAGRLAAAGVAVHWPRDLARDLTATAVVRPAPGSATDGTGFFESGELLRFHWQLALGGDPLGEAEMDALAEAHRPVVRLRDRWVLVDPALVRKARKRDLGLLDPVDALSVALTGTAEVDGETVEAVPAGALAALRDRLAAGPRPAEPPPALHATLRDYQLRGLAWLDLMTSLGLGGCLADDMGLGKTVTLIALHLKRARTEPTLVVCPASLLGNWQREITRFAPGVPVRRFHGPERDLDGLDAGFVLTTYGTMRSAAAHLAERPWGMVVADEAQHLKNPYSATARALRTVPAPARVALTGTPVENNLSELWALLDWTTPGLLGPLKSFRARHARAVEGGEDREAAERLARLVRPFLLRRRKSDPGIVPELPPKTETDHPVPLTREQAALYEAVVRESLLAIGSAEGIGRRGLVLKLLGALKQICDHPALYLKETVADDRLAARSGKLALLDELLDTVLAEDGSALVFTQYVGMARLITAHLSARAVPVDLLHGGTPVAEREHMVDRFQAGRTPVLVLSLKAAGTGLNLTRAGHVVHFDRWWNPAVEEQATDRAYRIGQTQPVQVHRLLTEGTVEDRIAGMLTAKRALADAVLGSGEAALTELTHRELSDLVSLRRTP